GTAAAAGAAATTGAAGATTATATTGGCTTTGAGATTCCTACGGGAGCTGAGTTATCACCGGAAGCAATTGTGAAAAGTCGCACAGCATTTAATTTGAAAATGCAGGAGCAACCAGAAGTAAAAGAATCAAAAGGCGCTCAATTAAACGCAAACATCACAAAACTGTATTTCAACGGCGGCAAGAAAAAGAAACTTCGCGCAGTCGATTTCGTAGGAACACTTGCCAAAATAGAGGGAGTTTCTGCTGACGACATCGGTATTATCACAATTCAAGACACTGTCACATACGTAGAAATACTAAATGGCAAAGGTCCGCTCGTATTAAAAACGATGAGAAACACAACAATTAAAGGTAAATTACTTAAAGTGCATATTGCAAATAAATAAAAAAAGGAGAGGGACTAGTTCCTTCTTCTTTTTTTAAAAGATAAGAATGTATATGAATCTTGCATGCTAGGAATCCAGTAATAGTAAGGTTTCATAATATAGCTTTAAGGGATTGATCTTGATTTTTTAGTTTTACCGTACACAGTATACAGGGATTAGTGGGTGTATCATTAGAGTAGGTGGTACTAGAGAAAAATAGCTATCATTCATATATAAAGAAGTGCTGAGCGGACGAAATTGTATCTTCGTCTGCTTTTAAAAGAATAGGAAAGGATTTATTCTCTCATTAACCAAAACAAATGCATTATGTCTTTACATTTTTCAAGAAGGCGACGAACAAACATCCGTCACGATCCATTTTCTCTAACTGTAATAGTGTAGCAAATGTTTCGTCCAAAGCACTCTAGAAATAGAGAAGACAAAATGCACTTAAAGGACGCTAGCATTTTTCTTATGGAGGATTGCTTTTCAAAAGAATGATATAAATTGTGCGAGTGCAGCACGAACTTTCTGAGTACCACATACCCAGTGTGAGCACCAGATAACCAAGTCCGAGCAACACAAAATGAGCTTGAGGCTACTTAAATCTCAAGCCCATCCTCTATAAATTTCCGATAAGAAGCCAACATACCATCCGGCAAATTATTCGGGGCAAAAAATTGAAGACTGATCGATTCATCCCCATCCGGTGACATATCTCCATTATAATCTCTTGTTTTATACACAGCAGTAACGGAATAGAAAGTATCTCCATTTTCTACTTCAAAATAATACTCGGGTCCAGAGTATACATGACATAATTCTAACTCACCGACATATAATCCTGTTTCCTCTATAACCTCTCTTCGTGCAGCATCCTCTAAGCTTTCTCCAAGTTCCATTAATCCACCAGGCAAACCGAATATCCCGGGAGCTCTTTCTTGTAGTAATACTTCATCTTTATTATTTAAAATGAGCACAACAGATCCCGGAAGTATAAGTGGGCTATGACCAACATATTTACGTAATTCTTTGTAGTATTCCATAAAGGTCCTCCTTTCAAGCGTAGTTATATTATCAGTGTACAATAAAAAATGATAAGATACTTGATAGAGTGAAACTTCGATCAACTAGAATCGTATAACCATTTAAGAAGAAATAAATGAAGGATGTGGGCGTTAGGTGGCAAATAAGCGATGGTTTCAAGTAGGTGTAGCAGTACTGCTTACGTTGTTAATAATCTATATGTTTATGGAAGTAAAAACTATTTTTTCTCCATTAGTTATTATTGGACAAACAATATTTATGCCTTTATTAATAGGCGGAGTCTTATTTTATTTAGCAAGACCATTACAAAAATGGTTAGAGTCAATGAAATTTCCGAGATGGGCTAGTATCATTTCTGTTTTCATTGCTATTGGTCTAATCGGTTGGGGATTTTATGCACTTGTAGGTCCTCCTCTTACAAAACAAGTGAACTCCCTTGTGGAAAATACACCGGAAATTGTAAAAGAAATAGGAGACTTTACAAAATACACTATTTCTCAAAGAGATAGGCTTACGGATCTTCCTGAGCCAATCCAGAATACGATAAAAGAAGCAACCGGAAAGATTGATACGATTGCAGCTGTAGCAGGTTCTCTATTAGTAAAATTTGTTCAAAGTGTGTTCCAAGGAGTATTCTTACTTGTTCTTGTTCCGTTTTTTCTTGTATATATGCTGAAGGATCATGAAAAATTTGCACCTTTTGTCGCTAAGTTTTTTAAAGGTGATAAGAAAACATGGATTCGAAAAACATTATCGGATGTTGACGATACATTACGGTCGTATATTCAAGGTCAGTTATTCGTCAGCTTTTTAGTCGGAGTAATGCTATTCATAGGATATTTTGCAATTGGGCTTAAATATGCCCTATTACTTGCATTATTCGGAATGATGATGAATGTAGTACCATTTTTAGGTCCATATATAGCCCTTGTTCCGGCCCTAATCATTGCGTTACTTCAAGAGCCCAAAATGGCCATTTATGTTGCAATTATTATGCTTGTTTCACAGCAAATTGAAAGTAACTTTATTACACCGAATGTGATGGGGAAATCATTAGATATCCATCCACTAACCGTTATTACGATTATTTTAGCAGCAGGAAATATTGCTGGGTTATGGGGAATTATTTTAGGTGTTCCAACTTATGCAGTAGTGAAATCAATCTTAAAAAATATTTACGTACATCGTGAAGGAATAAAGGATGCTGCTACAGAATCCATATAGGTAGGTGATTATATGACGTTTAAATCCAAGAGAGATCGGACTTTTATCATCCTTATCATGGTAGCCAGTGTTCTAATTGCATTGGCAACCCTTTTGCCGATGGTAATTGAATTATTTTTTATGGAAGCACCTGATATGAACGCCGTTTGGATAACGCTTGTACTTTTTCTACTATGTGAAGGATTTATTTTATGGGTTTCTTTAGACATAGAATATACGTTTAAAGAAGATTATTTATTTGTCCGTGGTGGACTGTTCCGAAGTAAAATCCCGTTTGAGGACATAACGAAAGTGAATCCAACATCGAATATTCTCTTTGGATACCGCATTCTATCCTCAACAGATGCTTTAGAGATTCAGTATAAAAAAGCGATTATGGGAAGTATAATTATCTCACCTGAGAATCGAGAAAATTTTTTAAAGGTTTTATTAGAAAAGGCTCCACACATTCATTTTGTGAAATGAGGGTTGCAGTTGATGGATAATGAAAATTTAAATAAACCAAGTAACGATTTAATCGGAGACATATTAAGGAATTATGAAAAGACTGGTGGCATGGATAATTTAAAGGGCAAAGGTAAGCCGCTGCCAGATGAATATTTTTCGGGAGACGTATTTCAACACTTTCAAAAAATCGCAAAAGACGCAGGATTCAAGCCGCATTGGTTAAAGTTGCAGCATGAGATTCGCGATGAATTAAAAGACATTGCCGAGAAATACGCAAGCGGTCAAAAAAACGAGTTGCAATTCCGAGTAACGAAAGTAAATGAAAAGATTATTGCATATAATAAAACATGTCCACCTCCAATGCAAAAAGGAACGATCAGATTAGAATCAATCGAAGCAGCAAGTAATAGGTGGTAAAAAATAAAAACAGTGTCTCTTTTCGTAGAGCACTGTTTTTTATATTGACGAGATGTTATCTATTAATTTAAGATACAATTGAGTTAACTAGTTATTATTGTGTGTTTACTTATTTAACTTAGGGGGAAATAGAATGAGAAATGAACGATTGAAAATGATGATTGTAGCTGCGCTATTCGCTGCAATTATTGCGGTTGCAGCACAGACTATGATTAATATACCACCAGTACCGTTTACGTTAATGACGATTGCAGTCATGCTAACAGTAACTATTCTTGGGAAAAAATTTGGCACTATAGCAGTGACTATCTATGTATTGATGGGAGTAATTGGTATACCTGTTTTTGCAGGAATGACGAGTGGATTAGGAATTATTATAGGCCCAACCGGTGGATATCTCATAGCCATTATACCTGCCGCTTTATTTATAGGGTGGTATCTTGAAAAACTTGGATATACAAAAGTGCATGCAATTATTGCGAATATAATCGCAGTTTTTATAATATTAATTATTGGAGCAATTTGGTTAAAGTTTGTAGCAGCACTTCCTTGGGATGGGGCTTTTAAAGGAGGTATGCTCCCATTTATCTTGCCAGATCTTGCAAAAGCGATCGTTGCCGCATTGTTAGCAGTTATCATTAGAACTCGTTTAGTCACTGCAAAATTATTATAAAAAACAAGCTCCGAGTTGTTCGGAGCTTGTTTCTTCTTATTAGGGGTATCGTTCTTCACTTAAAGAACGACTTTTGGTGTGGTGGTGATAGTTTTCGTCTTGCACTTTCATATTGAGTTCTTCCACTTGAATGGCATCTACGGTTTGCATGTCTTCATGCATATCAAATAGACTTTCTTTTGTAGTTCGTACACCATCTGGATTGTCCAGAAATGGACCTATAGCATCCTTACGAACTTTATTATTCATTCTTAACCATGTTTAAGAGCATATGGCTAAGTGCATGTTGTTGCTCTTTGTCTCCATTTTTCCATAACTCTTGCAGAAGATATTGTTCGCGATTTCGTGGTTCTTCATGCTTCGCTAAATAGCCAGCCACTTTTTCTGTTGCTTTTGCTAATACCTCTTCACTTAAGCCCATTTTTTCTCCAGCAGTTACTTTGCCTGCCAAATAGGACTTAAAAGAAGAAAAGTTCTTTAAGATTTCTTCTTTTTCTTCTGTACCGATACTATTTAACTTATTCTCAACGCGTTCCTCTATTTTGTTTCCCAAGCTTCCTCACTCCTTTAAAATTAGACTCTTATTAGCTATTCCCAAAGGATGATTAAACATGCATGAAAAAAATTTTAAAAGTTAGTTTGGACAGAATCCACATTTTTGTAGTCCAGGAATGTCTTTTGAAAAACAGCATGTTGTTCGGACTGGGGCGTTTATTAGTTGTGCGGGATTTTTTCCTTTTAAATAATTTGATAAAGACGATTTTGTCGTAAATTTTTTCCACATCTCGTCATCTTGAAGTAGGTTCCAATCTATTTTAGCTTGCTCAGCAATTACTGGATTATCTAAAAAAACGTAGTAATGCCAAAGCAAATAACCAAACACATTTTCCCAAAGTGTCAAAGGGGAGATGCTGCATTGTGCTCGAAGTTGTTGGATGATTGGATAGCATTGATGCTCCCAAACAAGTCGAATATCTTCTGCTCGATGTTCTTTTACATTTCGAAAGTATTCTGCCGGTATATACGTGCTAATTGTCTTGTTGTTATACTCGGTTGTTACAAAAAATTGTAATGATTCAAGTGGTCCATCCCAAATTTCATCATACATAGTCATCATATAAAACTGCATGGAAATGAACATTCCAACTCTTCGCATAAAAAAGGATGCAGCAATTGGATCATTCGGTGCTTGGGAAATTAGCTTAATCATCGGAAGTGCATTATCCACGTTTTTTGCATGAAAAATGGGTATTCCAGTTGCTTCCAAATAGACGCTGTAATTATTCAGTTGTCGGATTTGATCGTTCGTTAAAGTTGTCATACAAGTAGTATACAATTTTTTTAGAAATTAGTTGACATTTTAAATGAAAATGATTATCATTACCATATAGAAACTTACTCTTAATGTGAGAAGGTTCTTAACAGCGACTTTTCTCCAAATTGTAGCTGATTAATCGCACACTTAACCCCCTCAACGTTGAGTTAGTGCATTCATGTATATCGGTAGCCAAAAATGGTTGCCGATTTTTTTTGTGAGGATTAATAATTCGATTGTTTTGTGCAACTCTTCACTAATTCTGTGCAACCTTTCACTAAATTGACATTAAAAAATTTAGTGCCTATAATCTTGAGAATATACAGTTGGGTAGGTATGGAGTACCTACCTTTGCTTATAGTAGAGATAGAGGCTACTAAAAATAGAAGGAGGTAGAAGAGTGAAGATGGATTTAAAGACACAAGCATTAAATATGCATCGAAGCTATAAAGGGAAAATGGAGATGATTTCAAAGGTTCCTATAGAAAGTATGGTAGATTTGAGTTTAGCTTATTCGCCTGGAGTGGCAGAACCTTGTTTGGAAATAAAAAATAATCCTTCTACCATTTATGACTATACGATGAAAGGTAATCTGGTAGGAATTGTGACAGATGGGACAGCCGTTTTAGGATTGGGTGATATCGGACCAAAAGCAGCTTTACCTGTAATGGAAGGCAAGGCAATTTTATTAAAAAGATTTGCGAATGTCGACGCTTTTCCAATTTGTTTAGATACAAAAGATATAGATGAGATTGTGCAAATTGTAAAAGCATTAAGCCCGACATTTGGAGCGATAAATTTAGAAGATATTTCAGCTCCTCGATGTTTTGAAATTGAAGACCGTCTTCGTCAAGAACTAAATATACCGGTATTTCATGATGATCAGCATGGAACAGCTATTGTAGTTGGGGCAGGACTGCAAAATGCAGTAAAGATTGTTCAGAAAGAGATTTCTTTATTAAAAGTAGTGATTAATGGTGCTGGAGCTGCAGGAATGGCTATCTTAAGAATTCTTCAACAACTTGGGTATCAACAAATTATTATGTGTGATTCAACAGGAATTATTTATGAGGGTCGTGAAGAAGGAATGAACCCAATTAAAGAAGCTATTGCGAGTACTACGAATCCGCTCGGTTTAAAGGGATCATTAAAAGATGCAATGGATGAAGCTGATGTATTTATCGGTGTTTCTGTAGCTAATCTTTTAACGAGAGAAATGATTGATGCGATGAAAGTTAATCCTATCATTTTTGCTTTAGCAAATCCGAATCCTGAAATCGCGTATGATTTAGCGAAAGAGTGGGGTGTCAGAGTTATTGCGACTGGACGTTCTGATCATCCGAACCAAGTGAATAATGTTTTAGCTTTTCCAGGAATTTTCAGAGGAGCACTAGATGTACGAGCAACGGATATTAACGAGGAAATGAAGCTAGCTGCCGTTCAAGCAATTGCTTCACTTATTGAAGAGAGTGAACTTCGAGAAGACTACATCATTCCGGATGCATTTGATGAAAGAGTAGTAAGTGCGGTTGCAAAAGCCGTTAGTGATGCTGCAATTAAATCGGGTGTCTCGGTTTTATTTCAACAAGAATTGAAAGAAGTATAAACATAGCAAAACGTTCTAAGAGGAAAGTGCCTCGATGGAACGTTTTTTTATTGGAAACTTTTCCTCCGGTCAAACGTAAAATTAGGTACATGAAGAAAAGAGGGGATTCAAATGGACGTACGCGAATTTTATGTTTCATTATCACCAAAAGCAGCGCTGGACATTTTGCAAGAGTCTATCGTACAAGGAAGTATTTCGGGAGCAATTGTAGACGTGTATGAACGTGTTGTTGGCGAGCAGCAAGTCATTGTATGTGTTTTAGAAAAGTATTATATGCGTACAAGTAATCGTGCTTCATTAACTATCACAATTGACAACTTGGAGAATAATACGAAAGTGCACGCCGCTTCATCCGGTGCAGGGCAAGGCGTATTTCTTCGCTTCGACTGGGGAGCGGGAGGAAGTTTTGTAAATAATGTGGAAAAAGCGCTAGAAGAATATAGAATATAAATAAAAGTGCAGTATTATGATCACTCATAACACTGCACTTTTTATTATTTGGTTTTCAAGGCCTTTTTCGTATTCAAAACTTTCGTATAGTAACTATGTAAAAACATTCCTAGAATAATAACGCCAAGGCCAATTAGTGCAATTGGTGCTGGCAAAGGAACATGGAGCAAAAACATTTCGCCAATAATAACGAAAATAATTTCAGTGGACTGGGTTGCTTCTACCGCCGCAAGTTTACCTTGATGATTCCGAACACGATCCGTTGCCATAAAGAATAAAATGGTTGCGACAACTCCGGAGCTGATAGCGACAATTAAAGATTGAACAACTTGAGCTAAGGAAGGTAAGCCAACCGTGAAAATCGCATATATTGCCAATAAGATCCAAGAAGGCATCGAAGCAATGGTCATGCCTAAAACGCGCTGAAATGTATCTAGCCTACCTTCTAAATGTCCCATCATTTTCCGATTTCCTAACGGATAAGCAAATGATGCAACGATTACAGGTAGGATCCCTAAAAAGATCATGTTCATATGAACTGATTCTGTATTTGGAATTTGTATAAGAATGATTCCTATTAAAATAACAAGCGATATAAAAAGAGAGACAATTGGAATCTTTTGTTTCATAATTCGATTCTCGATTTTCAGCGTGAATAATGGTGCAAGGAGAACACCTGCTACAATTGTAAACTGCCACATCCCTGATATTAGCCAGCCTGGTCCGTAAGCAGCCGCAAAAGTTAGTGGTGCGTAAAATAGCACAAAACCAACGAAGCTCCAAACTAGCCAAGGAAAAGGAGCAGTTTTTAATTCCTTAAACGTTGTAGATAAACCTTTTCTATAAAAGACAATGATGAATAAAAAAGGGACCATAAAAAAATATCGGAGGGAAGAGCTCCAAAGCCAGCTTCCTCCCGACATTTCCATTGAACGATTAAGTATAAAGGTTACCGCAAAAAATAATGAGGCTAAAACACCAAGTAAAATTTCGCGCACATGAGCACCTACTTAAGCTTGTTTTTCGAACGATTGGATAATGCCTTTAACGACTTCCGTTGCTTTTTCCATCACGTCTACTGAGATGAATTCATATTTCCCGTGATAATTTTCTCCACCTGTAAACACGTTTGGAGTAGGCATTCCCATGTAAGAAAGCTGAGATCCATCCGTACCGCCGCGAACTGGAATGATAAGTGGTTCGATATCTAATGAAACCATTACATCTCTTGCTACATCTACAATTTCCATAACAGGTGTAATTTTTTCACCCATATTATAGTACTGGTCAATTAATTCAACCGAAACAGCATCTTCACCGCATTCTGCATTAACTTTTGCTGCAGTATCTAGGAATAATTGCTTTTTCGCTTCAAATTTTTCACGATCATGATCACGAATTATATAGCTAAGTTCTGTTTTCTCCACATCACCATTAAAATTCATCAAATGGATAAACCCTTCATAGCCATCTGTTTTTTCGGGAACCGAGTCTGTTGGCATATGGGATTGGAATTTTGTAGCTATTGTAATAGAGTTCACCATTTTTCCTTTTGCAGAACCGGGATGCACGCTTGTGCCATTCGTTACAACTTTAACACCCGCTGCATTGAAGCTTTCAAATTGCAATTCGCCAAGTGGACCTCCATCCATCGTATAAGCAAACTTTGCGCCAAATGCTTCCACGTCAAATTTATGTGGACCACGTCCGATTTCTTCATCTGGAGTAAATGCAACACGAATTTTTCCGTGTTTTACTTCTGGATTTTGAATGAAGTATTCCATTGCCGTCATAATAATCGCGATACCTGCTTTATCGTCGGCACCTAAAAGTGTAGTACCATCCGTTGTCAAAAGTGTATGTCCAACGTAATTTTTAAGTTCTGGAAAATCTTTCACAGTCATCACAGTCGATGCATTTAGAGTGATATCTTGTCCGTCATAGTTATCGATACGTTGAGGATTTACATTTTTACCTGTGTAATCCGTTGCAGTATCAACATGTGCCAAAAATCCAATTGTCGGAAGATCTTTTTCAGTATTGGAAGGCAATGTAGCAAATAAATAACCGTTTTCATCTAAAGTGATTTCTTCCAACCCTACTTCAGCTAATTCTTTTTCTAATACATGAAGCAAATCCCATTGTCCAGCAGTCGTTGGACAAGTAATACTTGCTGCATCTGATTGTGTGTCTATTTTTGCGTAGCGTGTTAAACGCTCGATTAATGTTTCTTTCATGAGAATAAATCCCCTTTCAAATTATAAAGCATATGCTTATTTTAACAGATTCTTTCGATTTGCGGAATAATAGGTATGAATACTATAAGCAAATAAGAACTGTGCTCCGTAATAGGAAATCATAATAAGGGCATCCGAAAAAGGAACATCTACAATAAATCGATTAATGGCAAGCACTGAATCCGAAAACATAAATAAAATGGCACCAATAATCGCTAATTTATTAGCTGTTTGAAAAGCATTCCAGCCCATTAACAAAATAACGACAATATAAAGGATAACTGCAAAAGCTAAAATAGTTTCTCCACTAGTCCAAAGAGTTCCGGCAATCCAGATAGCCATAGCAATTCCATACACAATCAGAAGTACCGCAGCCCGCTTTGGAATAGTTGCCGTTTTAATATGACGGAACGCAACGATATACCAAATATGCCCGATTAAAAATGTAATAAGGCCAACAATAAACCAATAAATTAAACCATCCGCAAGCATACATATAAATAGTCCAGTCATAATAAGTATTTTATATTTTTTGGACTCTCCAGCAGATTGCTTAAATGCAAGCAAAATAATCAATAGCATTGGGATAAGTTTAAATATTATTTTTGTGGATACTGGATCCGCTGGAATGAAGAAAATATAAATAATTGCCATAACCACTGTAAAAATGCTAATAATCTTTTTCCACATAAAAATAATGACACCCCTTATATTTTAAATTCGTTATTGGTAGAAAATATCCTGCAATAGTATATGCGAATATAAAATAAAAAAAGAACAAGCATTAGTAAATGCTTGTTCCATTGTTCTTTATTGTTCTAGTGAATTGTAAGTTACATAAGTCCCGGCAATTAAATCGTGAATTGCCCGGTTATCTTTAAGGAGACCTACCATGAACGCACTAACAATCAATCCGATTCCAAAAGTGAAAATATATACAAGACCACCAACTACTACGCGCAAAATCATTGCTCCATAACCGAGCTTCGAGCCATCTACTTTGGCAATTCGGATACCTAACATCTTCTTTCCAATCGTAAACCCATACCATAAAACGGGAACAATTAAAGTATATAAGATATTTCCAAAGCTAGTAATCGGTGTTTCCTCCCAATCACCAGCAAGAAGATAGCTAATAATAGCTAATGGAATCCCGATAATTAAACTATCTAGAAGGCTTGCAGCAAATCGTATCCAAAAACCGGCAGGATTCTGCATGTTAGAACCTCCTTTCTTTGTTTATAGAGCAGAGTCATCCACACTATTCAAATATTCTTCTATCGAACCAATAACCGATTCCACACAGCCTTCTTCAAATGGAGATATTAAGTTTGCATCCGCTACTAATTTAGTAAAAGATTTTGAGCCGCCTAACTGACAAAGGTGTAAATAATCCTTCCAAGCCCCTTCGTGATCTTCTCTTGAACGCTTCCAAAATTGGAATGCACAAATTTGAGCTAATGTGTAGTCAATATAATAGAATGGGCTAGCATAGATATGCCCTTGACGTTGCCAGAAGCCACCTGCTTCTAAGTAACTATTTCCTTCATAATCACGATGAGGTAAATAAATTTCCTCGATTTTTTTCCAGGCAGCTTTACGTTCAGCAGGAGTCATTTCCGGATTTTCATACACGACATGTTGGAATTCATCCACTGCGACCCCATAAGGCAAGAACAGAAGTCCGCTGCTTAAATGTGCGAATTTATATTTGTCTGTTTGCTCTTTAAAGAATAATTCCATCCATGGCCATGTGAAAAATTCCATACTCATCGAGTGTATTTCACATGATTCAAATGTCGGCCAAACGTACTCAGGAATTCCAATATTGCGGCTCGTAAACACTTGGAATGCGTGACCTGCTTCATGTGTTAACACATCGATATCTCCAGATGTTCCATTAAAGTTAGAGAAAATATACGGAGATTCATAATTATCGATGAATGTACAATATCCTCCAGATTCCTTCCCTTTCTTCGCTACTAAATCCATCAAATCACGGTCAATCATAAACTGGAAGAACTCAGCCGTTTCAGGTGATAACTCTTCATACATCTTTTTACCATTATCCACAATCCACTCAGGAGATCCTTGTGGTGTAGCATTTCCGGTTAAGAATTTAAGTGACTCATCGTAAAATTTTAATTCATCGATTCCAATACGCTTCGCTTGGCGTTCGTATAACTTTGTTGCAACAGGCACGATAAAATCACGTACTTGATCACGGAATTTTTTCACCATTTCGGCATTATAATCGATACGATTCATACGAATATAGCCAAGCTCCACGAAGTTTTTATATCCTAGTTTAGTTGCAATTTCATGACGAACTTTTACAAGCTGATCATAAATATTATCGAACTTTGCTTCATGTTCCTGGAAGAAACTAGATCTTGTTTCCATTGCCTTCTTACGCACATCTCGATCTGTCGATTCTGAATATGGTCCAAGTTGGGCAAGAGTCAAAGTTTCCCCGTTAAATTCTACTTGTGCAGAAGCAACGAGCTTCGAATAGTCAGAAGCTAATTTGTTTTCCTTCTGCATTAAAGAAATTACTTCAGAAGAAAAGGCTTTTATTTGAAAATCAGCAAGGTCAAATAGCTGGCTACCCCATTTTTCTTCTAATTCATTTCGGAAAGGAGAAGCGACAAGTGCTTTGTAATATTCCGTAACAAGCTCTTCAACTTCTGGACTTACTTCATCAAAGTAATCTCTTTCTTTTTGATAATATTCATCATTCGTATCAATGGATGCCCGAATATATACCAAATTAGCCTGCGTTGAAAAATCATTGCGAAGTGCATTCAGTTCTTCAATCGTTGTACTTTGCTCTTCTACAGAAGCTGCTTCCTTAAACTTCGTTAAAGCCTCATGAAACTTTACTTTGTCTTCGTCTAAATTTGGGCGTTTATATTCATAATCTTTAAATGTTACCAATGATATTCTCCTCCTGGTCGTTTCTTCGAAATTCGAAACGTTCTCATTTCCATTGTTCATTATTTTCAGATATATTGCAACTGTATATTTTTGTTTGATTTTTTATAGACAATAGTTTATTATGTCTATAAAATAACAAACGAAAAAAGGTTGTGTTTATTTATGGAGGTATCGGAGTTGTTTTGGAATGCAAATGCAGAACGATTGAAAGTTGGTTATATAGAAGAAAGCGAATCTTTTGTTTGCCTA
The nucleotide sequence above comes from Psychrobacillus glaciei. Encoded proteins:
- a CDS encoding RDD family protein, whose product is MQNPAGFWIRFAASLLDSLIIGIPLAIISYLLAGDWEETPITSFGNILYTLIVPVLWYGFTIGKKMLGIRIAKVDGSKLGYGAMILRVVVGGLVYIFTFGIGLIVSAFMVGLLKDNRAIHDLIAGTYVTYNSLEQ
- a CDS encoding M3 family oligoendopeptidase; the protein is MVTFKDYEYKRPNLDEDKVKFHEALTKFKEAASVEEQSTTIEELNALRNDFSTQANLVYIRASIDTNDEYYQKERDYFDEVSPEVEELVTEYYKALVASPFRNELEEKWGSQLFDLADFQIKAFSSEVISLMQKENKLASDYSKLVASAQVEFNGETLTLAQLGPYSESTDRDVRKKAMETRSSFFQEHEAKFDNIYDQLVKVRHEIATKLGYKNFVELGYIRMNRIDYNAEMVKKFRDQVRDFIVPVATKLYERQAKRIGIDELKFYDESLKFLTGNATPQGSPEWIVDNGKKMYEELSPETAEFFQFMIDRDLMDLVAKKGKESGGYCTFIDNYESPYIFSNFNGTSGDIDVLTHEAGHAFQVFTSRNIGIPEYVWPTFESCEIHSMSMEFFTWPWMELFFKEQTDKYKFAHLSSGLLFLPYGVAVDEFQHVVYENPEMTPAERKAAWKKIEEIYLPHRDYEGNSYLEAGGFWQRQGHIYASPFYYIDYTLAQICAFQFWKRSREDHEGAWKDYLHLCQLGGSKSFTKLVADANLISPFEEGCVESVIGSIEEYLNSVDDSAL